ACGCGGACGGCGTCCGTCATCGCCGTCGCGCCGTCCGGAGCGTCGAGGACGCGGACGTCGGCGTGCCCCTCGAAGGTGCGCGCGAACGTCGGTCCGGCCTCGCCGATCGCGAGGACCAGGTCGACCTTCGCCGCGACGAGGGGCACGAGGGGGCGGGGGTCGGCGCCCTTGTCGCGCCCCCCGACGATCCACGCGATCGGCGGCGTGGCGGCCTCCAGGGCGGCGTGGACCGCCAGTTCGCGGGTGGCGATCGCGTCGTCGACGAAGCGCACGCCGCACGCCTCGGCGATGCGTTCGTGCCGCCCGGGGAGGCCCCGGAGGTGCGGGACGTGCGCGGCGAGGGCGGCGGGGTCGGCGCCGGCGGCGTCGGCGGCGGCGAGCGCCGCGAGGGCGTTCGCGCGGGCGGGGCGTCCGGGCACCGCGAGGCGGTCGGGCCCCAGGTCGTGGGGCCCCACCCACAGGTGCGGTGCGCCGTCCGCGGCGGGGGCGAGGCGGGCGAAGGCGTCGGCGGCGCCCGCCGCGGAGACCGTGCGGACCTCCGCGCCGGCCGCCCGAACCGGGGCGGCCCAGCCGGCCTGGTAGGGGTCGTCGGCGTTGAGGATCGCGACGTCGCCCGGCCCGAGGTGCCGAAGGAGGCGGCGCTTGACGGCGTGGTACGTCGCGAGGTCCCCGTGCCGGTCGAGGTGGTCGCGCCCGAGGACCGTGACGACCGCGACGCGGGGCCGGAGGGTGGGGGAGCGCTCCAGCTGGAACGAGGAGATCTCCGTCACCAGCCAGCGGCCGGGGGTCGCGACCGCCGCGAGCGCCGGGTCGAGGTTCCCGCCGGCGACCGCGTCGACGCCGGAGGCGTGCAGGAGGGCGTCGGTCCAGCGCGTCACGGTGCCTTTGCCGGCGGTGCCGGTGATGCCGATCATCGGGGCGTCGATCGTGCGGTGGACCCATTCGATCTCGCCGATCG
The sequence above is drawn from the Trueperaceae bacterium genome and encodes:
- the murD gene encoding UDP-N-acetylmuramoyl-L-alanine--D-glutamate ligase, which produces MSAAPPILLYGLGRSGLAAGRLAARQGRTVRWTDRDPTSPDAAAARAEGWGEPVDVAADADGPWAVCIAAPGVPWDHPDLRVLRARGVETIGEIEWVHRTIDAPMIGITGTAGKGTVTRWTDALLHASGVDAVAGGNLDPALAAVATPGRWLVTEISSFQLERSPTLRPRVAVVTVLGRDHLDRHGDLATYHAVKRRLLRHLGPGDVAILNADDPYQAGWAAPVRAAGAEVRTVSAAGAADAFARLAPAADGAPHLWVGPHDLGPDRLAVPGRPARANALAALAAADAAGADPAALAAHVPHLRGLPGRHERIAEACGVRFVDDAIATRELAVHAALEAATPPIAWIVGGRDKGADPRPLVPLVAAKVDLVLAIGEAGPTFARTFEGHADVRVLDAPDGATAMTDAVRVGAEHLAGRGGGTVLLAPLAASFDQFPHYRARGDAFRAATHALLAEASWTDCS